The genomic segment tatattagcaatgaataatcctgaaaatgaaataaataaaacaattccatttataatagcatcaaaaaaattaaatttattcctaagtgttttgtTTAACAAAAAGATTGCAAATAGACAAAACATtgctgaaggaaattaaataagacctaaataaatggaaagacatcccatattcatggatggaagatttaatattgctGACATTGCAATACTCCCCGAActgacctacagattcaatgcaatctctatcaaaattccaactgcCTTTTTGTATAAATGGACAAGATCCAtgaaaaattcatatggaaatgtaagGGATCCTGACAACCAAAACTAttatggaaaagaacaaagttggagaattcATACTCCCCAATTTctaaacttactacaaagctacaacaACTAGAACAATGTGTCACTGGCATAAGGAAGACACAcggatcagtgaaacagaatttagagtccagaaataaatcctcacatTTATGATCAATTGACTTGTGACAAGGATGCTAagacaattcaatgaagaaagaagagtcttttcaagaaatggtgctggaactACTTGATATCAACACACAAAAAGAgtaagttggacccctacctcacaccacatacaaaaattaactcaaaatggattaaaagcctaaatataagagctaaaactatgaaaatcttagaagaaaatagaggcataaatctttgtgaccttggattaggcaatggtttcttagatatgacaatAAAGatacaacaacaaaagaaaaaagggataaattggacttcattaaattaaaaacttttctgcTTTAAATGTTACTaccaagcaaatgaaaagataactcagaatgagagaaaatatttgcaaatcatgtatctaataaGTATATGTGATGCAGtattcagaatacataaagaattcttacaagtcaggggcgcctgtgtggctcagtcaattaagtgtccaactcttaatttctaCTCAAGTCaagatctcagtgtcctgagatcaagccctgagtcggggaGTCTGTcaccatgctcagcagggagtctgtttgaaattctttccctctgcccctcccccggctcatgcacgtgctctctcatgcgcacgctctctctaaaataaataaaatctttaaaaaagaatttttacaataataaaaaaagacaaataatccaatttaaaaatgggcaaaggatctgaagatATGCAAagggccaataagcacatgaagagatgctcaacaccattagaCATCAGGGCAATATAAATCAAAACCGCAacgagataccatttcacacctacTGGAtgactataataataaaaaagatttttttaattttaaagtacagTAAAAGAGTTggcaaaaatatggagaaattggaaccctaatacactgttgatgggaatgtaaaatggtgcggAGACTGGAAAACAGTGCGGCAGTTTCTCAAACAGTTGAAAATtgagttaccacatgacccagcaatcttactcctatgtatatacacaaaagaattgaaaatatatgtgcataaaAACATGTATaccaatattcatagcaacattaaTTATGATAGCTAAAAGGTAGGAAAAACTTAAATGTCCaacaactgataaatggataaacaaaatgtggtgtgtgtgtgtatatatatatatatatacatatatccataaaatagaatattatttgactataaaaaggaattaaatactGATACACTCTACAActtggatgagccttgaaaacattatgctaagtgaaagaagcttgACATAAAGGGCCACATTAATGGTTTCCAGGGACTGTGGGGAGTGGGTAATGGAGAGTGGTTGCTAATAGGCACaggagtaatgaaaatgttctggaagtaGACAGTAGTAACGGTTACTCAACCTTGTGAATACACTGAAAACCACCAAGTTGTATGAtaggtgaattatatctcaattttttaaatttttaaaagaatcacttGTTTCAGCAGTAAAACGTCCTTAAGGAGAAACGGAATAATACGATTTCCCTAATATGAGCAAAGGTTAGTCTTCCCAAGATCAGGATTCATAATGTTCTCAGCAGACTTAAATTTTTCCTAAGTATGTTATTGTACAAAGTTAACAAAAAGATTTTTTGCAAAGACTGGCTATAATCACCCTATCCTAACACATCAACTACTTTTCTTATTTCCATGTTCCGCTTCAGTCCATACACTAAGTATTTTTGCATGCCTATAATCCATGCAAAATAATCAGTCTAGATTTTCCCATACTGCTTTATTGCCTTCAACATTATCATTAAATGGTTATAATTAGTTGACATCTATAATTTTCTTAACTCCCTCCCCTCTATGCCCTGCCTTGAAGTGTTAGACATTTATTTCCAATTCTCCACTATTTATAGATAATGTTGCAATATAAATGCAACATAAAAGCCAATGtagcttttttcttctcttgaattATACCACTGAATTAAGATTTCCGGGGCGGGGGAAATTACTAAACCAAAAGGGTAGGACATTTTAATGACTCCTGGTTGCCTTCCAAAAGTATTACAAATTTACATTGCTATAAGCAACAAAAATTTGCTATATTAGACATTACcattttttatgcttttgatATAATCaatgttaaaagattttatcaaaGTAATTTGAGATCTTCCTTTTAGGCTTCAAACTTCGGTTATTCAAGGGCTTCCAAAATCCATGAGtacttgttctatttcttttaaactttgtaGCCTTTTTTTAGTCACTTAGTCAAAGAGattgaagatttttattattattattattgaagtatagttgacacacattacatcagtttcaggtgtacaacatagtgatttcacaactctatacattatgctgtgctcaccacaagggtagctaccgtctgtcaccatacaacacaattacagtaccactgactatattccctaggtGGTACCaattatccctgtgacttattcatcccataactggaagcctgtacctcccactccccttcacccattttgctcaccctcccagccccctcgcctctggcaactaccagtttgttctctgtatttatgggtctattcctgctttttgtttgttcatttgttttgtcttttagaatccacatataagtgaaatcatatggcatttttttttctctgacttatttcactcagcattataccctctaaatccacccatgttcttgcaaatggcaagatttcatcctttttatggctgagtaatattccattacacatacacatacacacatacacacacgtacaccccaccaccacacacaccccagctcttctttatccattgaccTATCAATAGCCacgtgggctgcttccataatttggctattaagTAATGcttaaataatgctataataaacatacagtgtttatatcttttcaaattagtgttttcattttctttgagtaaatatccagtagtggaattagtggatcatatggtattttttttttttttaagattttatttatttatttgacagagagagacacagcaagagagggaacacaagcagggggagtgggagagggagaagcaggcttccactgatcagggagcccgatatggggctcgatcccaggaccctgggaccaagacctgagccaaaggcagacacttaacgactgagccacacaggcgccctagtatttctattttaaatttttgaagactctccatactcttttccacagtggctgccccaatttacattcccaccaacagtgcacacgggttcattctcaccaacatttgttatttcttgtctttttgatactagccagaatgatttttttaattcaggattCTTACTCTAAGAAGGGTAGAACATGTAACTGattgttctgttttccttcaaaatatgtatgcatgtggCCATCTTGTCAACTAACAGCAACTGTTAGAAAAGTAACAGAggctagaactcaatcacaataaaagaaaaaacctgcaATAACTAGCCACTTTCAAGCTTCTGCCATCCATAACAACTATGAACACACATGGCTCAAGGTGTTTCTTGACTAGCAATACCTAGTCCAAAGAAAGATCAAGAACGATGAGGAGCCTATAGCATCATCATGACAAAAATAATGGTTAACTGAGCACCAAGTGCCAGGTACTACTAGAAACATTTTTACATTCATTACCACATTAATTCTTACTAAGTACCCTAGGAGTCAGAAACCATCCCATTTTACTatggaaaaaaactgaggcttaaagagagTAAGTTACTTGTCCAAAGTAGATCTAGGAAGGGCACATTTTTCTTAACCTTTGCATTAGCGAGTAGTATCTTCCCCACAGGATATAAATTCAAAGACAGAAGTATCCCCACCTAGGTCTGATAGCAAGGGGGGGGTGGTGGTTAAGTATGAAGAAATGAGGATCTCACCATCATTTACAGCCGTACTTATAGTCAGTGGTAGCACTAATGTAAAATGGGGGGAGTCGGCACCCCCATTATCTCCATCAACCCCTAAGCCAACCTAATAAACATATCACCTACAGTGGGTGCTTGTTATTCGTCCCTTAGCTCGCCCGGCCAAACTGTGTTACCCCTAAATTCCCTCTGTGTAAACATCCCAGACTTGCCAGTGTATGTGATGTTGAAAGAATGCTTCCTagtgtctctttctttttttaagattttatttggggggggggggcgcctgggtaagtgcagtcggttgagcctctgattcttggtttcagctcaggttgtggtcttgggggtggtgggatccagccctgagacgggctccgcactcagtgtggagtctgcttgggattctctctccctcgccctctgccctgccccctcgctctctttctctctctaaaataaataaatctcaaaaaaaaaaaaaaagattaggcaGCCCTTTCTGCgccccacaggtcctgtccccatgctttaataaaaccacctaaAAAaacgaacaacaacaaaaagattttaattttttttaagtaatctctacacctaaggtgggctagaactcacaaccccaagatctagagtcacacgctctaccgactgagctagccaggggCACCTAGTGTCTCTCTTTTTCGATGTTGGTAGGATTGGGGATTTCTGATTTGTGTCCTGGGAAAAAGCAGGTGAAAAgagaatactaaaataaattgTATTCAATCCTAGTAATCCATTTCCATGTATTTAGTTTAATAAACATTCTTTATATTCTAAGCAAAGCTTACGAGAATTGAAGTTTACTACCAGTTAAATATATGTGCTTAGAACATAAGGCCCCTTAGAAAGAAAGATACTACTTTATACAGAACTAAAGTAAATATCTAATTGGAGTCCagagatttgttttcttaaagtctAAGTATtcaagaacaaataaaaccataaatattATGTTGGTTCAGTCTATTTTGTGGGTTTTCCTggttaatgatattttaaattgtgtttagATTTGCTAGTAATTAAAATTAACTGATCCTTCCCAGTAGTTTGGaatgtttcaaaatttaaataattctggGCCCTTTGTGGGGAGAGGGTGGTAGTGTGTAATCCCcacaaaaaacaagagaaaagcagaacAAGGTCCTTCCCTGTTTCATCCAAACCATAGCAAGTCAGAGCCAGTATTCAACTATGGTGTCTCCTGACCTAAAAAGCTATGCTCAAGCTTCCATGGTCCTATTATGACAAACAACCTCCCAAATCAGGCATGATTCTCGGTAAGaatttaacttatattttaaaaaaaaggacacttaGGACAGATAGATGCATGAATGGGGCACATACTTCAAATGCTTTGATGAATATTTCAATGGAAAATTTACAGACCTGTACtgtgaataaaaatttaaaaagccaaagaagTTTCGCCCTAAATTCCCAAGTCCAATCTTAATTACTCTCATAGAAGACACaatcaaaagaaaacacatcATTCATGGCTATCCAAAACAAGTTAACTCAAACGAAAGGCCTACTATTTAACTATTAAGGATTCAAGCAATCTCAAGACCCATTTCCTAAAATACCCACCTAGTCTGACCTCAGCAGAGTAAAAAACTCAATCAAAGCAATAAGCTAAAATAAAATGAGCTCACAcattcagatttattttctgtgtaacAAAATGCCTGTCAACAATGGCTTGAATCCGGGATGTCAAAAATATTGACATCAAAATCACAGGGCCAAAACCAATGGCAAACCTGAATATTTGCTTTTTCAATGACAAAGATACCTTTAACTCTGACCACAATAACTTTACCTTGGGACCAGAAGGCCTGCTTGATGGAATGGAAAGAACTCCAGTCTAGAAACAGGGACATGGATTCTAGTCTTGTCGATACTACTAACTAGGTGGGTAGCCCTGAGCAAGTCACTTTTAAGACTTTCCTTCTCAGGGTGTACTTTCCTTATTTACAAGGATGACTAGGCCAACGTTTTCTAAACTCACCTAACTATAGGGTAACTGTTAAAAATATGTGTCCCAAGGCTCCTTCCCTAGATTCTGCTTCAGGACACCTCTGCATGAGGCCTAGGACCTTATTCTTAATAAGTGATCCAAGTGGTTCTCATCATCCGGTAAGTTTTGCAAACACTGGAGATGATCCTCAAGCTGCCTGCCTTCCACCTCTGATTCTACACTAGCTGGATATTTCATAGTGATGATCTAAAAACATACGAAATTATAATAGTTTAACACTGTTACTGTACAAAGTTACTAAACATACAAGATCATAGAAGCAAAtatatccacccatccatccctgCCATCATTCATTCATGCCTTCAAACGCCAATAAAAACATCCTTCTAGATTCTAGGCAAGTGAAACACTTTGTTTGGTGAGGAAAAAAGTTTCCAACATTAAACTCTCATCACATTGATATGGAAAGACTTGTGTTATAGGAAGAAAGAATTGCATACCTAGTGTTTTAAGTGAAAACACTCTTCCCTTAAGGAACATTATCTGGTGATCCTACCTGTTCCTGGTTAAGGAAAATCTAGAAAATAGCCTGGCTAAGTCCCTAGCAGCTATAAAACTGCATGCTCTGCAATACTGGAATGCAAttgttacaaagaaaaaagaaaaaaaacaaaacaaaacaataataactaGTTACTAATTCTTCAAATTCAACCCCAGTAGAGTCAACTGGGTGGCCAAGAGTCCACAATGTTTTACAAGGAAGGTTTTGTCAGGTCAATGGAGAACTTCTGGTGTCCTTTCTGCATACAAAGGTAGCAACCTTCAATttagctttccttcctctccacAATTTTGCTTCAAGACAGTTTTTCTAGAAGTCTCATAATCTTCTCCCGGGGTTTACTTTTATCCTCTTATTTAGATTTGTAAGTAACTACAAAAGtaactaaagaaaaagagaacgATTGCATGGAGCACAGAGGGGCATAGCTGTAAAGGATGCTCATTAGCAATCAATTACTATATAGGTGgcaacaaaaatgcaaataaaatcaagattaaaacacaaaactgaaTTTGAGTCATCCTTGCAGCAGGACAGATGAAAAACAAGAGTGAAGCATTATTGCATGCTTTAGCTATCAGAAAAACAGCTGTAGAATATTTCATTAAAGCAGCACACTAGTACATTATAACGTTAGCATAAAACATTTTCACCAAAATGAAACTTGATGCTTGGCATGGAAACAGAATTCTTCAGATTTAGGATCACAAAGGCCAAGAAACGGACTTGTTTTAATGGCAAAAGTGGGGAAACCAACTGTTATGTACACCATCACAGAAGCACTGGCTTTAAAGCCATCTATATGtttaaatacatttctgtgaCTGTTGCCCAACTAGCTCTGAGGCAATGCTTTGACAAAAGACCAAACTTCACCCTCACTCAAACCAGAAATGTAAGATCAGAATCAAGGGGACCAGCGTAATGGTTAAGCCTAGAGTAGTTAAGAGCTCCAGTTTGGTTGTCACACGGACCTGAGTTAAAACCCATATCAACAaattactgtgtgaccttgaacaaatcatgtaacctgagcctcaatttcctcacttgtaaaatggagaaaagccTTCGCTCGGCCACTGTGAGATTTAAACAAGGTAATTCGTGTAAAACATTCAGCCCTGTGCCTGGCGCAGTCAATAAATAATAAGCTAACTGCAAAATGAGTATAATGACTGTCTTCCAACCTCAAGGAAAGCTGATTTTCCAAGTAGCCAGGCAAAAAGTTCTAATCAGTAGAAAGAAGACATTCACACATTCTTATATAAAGgtagcttttcatttctttccacatTGGGAACCTTTCCCCTCGGTGGTAAAGCATAACTCACACTGATGATGTACAGCTCTATAAAGAAAAGACTTCAAGGCAGACATTCTTAGTTGGGAagggcaattttcaatgagatcTGGATTAATGTTCTAACAGTCTGAGGGAGTTACAATTGGTattattaggagaaggaaggaaagagaggaagaaaaagcctTCACACCATCCCATACACCATTATTCAatagagaaaaaacaataaaggtTGACTGTTCACAGTATTTCAAagtgaattagaaaataaagaaaacagtatctggtaaaatattttaagtcacaGGGAAGAAAGAACTAACACAGCCGTTAGTAAGGTTAAAGTGACCAAACTCATCAAAAAAAGATCAAGAAGGGGAAGGTGAAAAATCAATGGTTCTTACAGTTTAAGTAACAAACACCCACTCTATCCTTCTAAGATCATGGCTGAAATTTCCCATTTGCAACCTACTGTCTTTGCCTGCTCTTCCAAACATGCCACTAACTTGAGTGTACCTTTAACTTGTACTATCTCCTTAACCAAACATATCACTCTGGTTAAGGACAAAAAGTTCtgtgcattattatttttcaaaaattcatggGAAAATATTAGTAACTCCGTTATCTAAAGGTACCGTGAGAGGTAACATTGGGGAGAAAAAGTTCCTCCTGAAAATAAACCACAGAAAATACATAGGAATATTGTTCAAGGACAACCAAAAACAAGTTTCAAAATGAtgcaaattttgaaattttgaggtAGGGGCAAGATTAATGAGTTGTAAGGTAAAGAGCTAAATTctccaagaaaaaaagatagagaaGTGAAGAAAAGGCTTCATTCAGCAGGGAGGACACACTAGTGTTTCAATCCATCAGGAGATAGgcaaaaattctgaataaaaaaatcatggaataaATTATCTGTCTCAATGTTGCAAAACCTAGCAACAGAAAGTATTTCAGAGGCATTTTCAAGCACTGCAAGGTATCTTTCTGTACTAGATATATTAttgcaaaatgaaagaagagattgGTCAGATGCTCTAATTAACAGCTTAGCAGTGAAAGGATAATGACACCCCGCAAAAGAAGCTCTGTCACTTAGAtaatggacattttctttttactgtttaaGAATCCAGAAGAATCTCCTTCtgcttttaaatgcaaattaccAATCTCTGAAGCACATTCTGCTCTATTCCTTTATCTGAAAATTACTGCAATGTGATCCCGTTCCAGAGAGGACACCATTCAGCCAGGAGAATGGAATTAGGGCAAACACGCTCTATGGGGATGTTCAGATCACCACGTTCAGTGAGCTGTCAACACTTACTAAACACAGCCTTTTTTGGTGGAGAGACCACTCTGAGCGCTCAAAATTCTATTTGCAGAAGGAAAACTTCGTTTTGAGGACTAGCAAGTCGTTAAAGGttacatacacattttaacaCCTGCAGTGGCACCACAGCAATTAAACAGCTCAGCAGCCCTTGATTTTCAAATGGCAACACTATTTGctggaaactttttttaaagacagaatgtCAGTAATAATTGCATGAGTTGCTATTTGCCTGTTCATTAcatggtaaaacaaacaaaaaataccacCATGCAAGAAAGGTGAGCACATCAGACTCTGCACCTCTCTTCCTGCTAAAACTCCCCAGAACACTGAGTACGggcttggttttttaaaaacttcaactTAATATACCAAGTGATCAAGGTCAAAAAGAACACctacaaaccagaaaaaaactcaagaaataaataaaccacaaTAGAGGGTGTCATCCCATTGTTAAATGTTGAAGATTTCTGCCAAAACCACACTTGGTTTGGGAAATTTTGTCAAGTAAAGATAAACAAATAGTGAAGAAAGCTAGACAAGATAGCCTCATAAAAGGTTAACTCACGCCTAGTCTTTCTAAGTCATACATTAATAActaactttactttttaaaaaaccctcttTTCTAGCTAAGGCAAGTCACATCCGGATGAGTGAACCTTTTTGGTGATATTTGGCTTAACCCATCCCTTATCCCCAAAGGCAGACCTCAGTCTGCCCCACAGGTGGCCTGACAACCAGGAACAGAGCTACTGAAAAGGCACTTCCAATCTCTGAAATGTCAGTGAATGtttaaggaggaggaaaaggatttTCTAAATCCTAAACCTATAGATATTCTAAAcctatttaaatgttttccaaacgCCGGAGATGAGTACATCTCAGCCAGATGTCACAGCATGGCGTTAGCTGGCCCCTATTTGCAACCACCCACTCAGAACTGGGGCAATGAATGCAGCAGACCCCTCAAGACCAGAGTTGCCGGCAGTATCATGCACAGAAAATAGAACGCCTGCTTTTTGAAATGCGAAAAAGCCAGTGACGTTAGccttgtgcttttaaaaaaaacctagaagCTCTTACTAGTTCAATCCATCCCCAAATCCACGCCACCCTTTCAACTTTGCAAttaagagagaggagaaattcCGGTCAACTCGCCTTGGGGGGTTGGTAGAGGGCTCAAGtagggaggaggatggagagagaaaaagcaagccaATGAAAGATACCAAAATTTCCCACCTTTCTTAAATTCTTCCAGCATAGCGTCCAACTTGGTGTCATTGAAAACAAAGTGCAAGGGGTGGTTATAAAATTTAGTGATGGTTTTCAGGGGAGTACAGTCATCTGGATCCACGAAGGCCAAGTCTTTGACAAAGAGGAGGTCCACGATGTTGGAGCGCTCCCCCTCAAATACTGGAATACGGGTGTAGCCGCTCTCCATGATCTCCGACATGGTGTTGAAGTCCAGAATGGCTTCGCCGGTGATCATGAAGCAGTCCCGGAGCGGAGTCATCACGTCCTCCACTGTCTTGGTGCGGAGCTCCAGCGCCCCTTGGATGATGTTCAGCTCCTCCTTAACGAGGTCGTTGTAGGGGTCGGTGACCCGGAGCATCTCCAGCAGTTTTTCCCGGTTATAGACAGTGCCTATCTCCTGGCCCAGGACGCAGTCCAGCAGCTTGCTAACCGGGTAAGAAGCGGGGAAGGTCATCATCATGAAAAACTTGGTGAGGAAGATGGTGTTGGCCCCTACAGCCAGGCCGTGCCGGGAGCAGATGGCCTGGGGCACGATTTCCCCAAAGATGACGATGCCGATGGTGGAGACCACCACCGCCACGAGGCCTGAGCCGGCGATGTCGTCGAGCAGGATGGTGAGCGTGGTGTTGACCAGCACGTTGCCCAGCAGCAGCGAGCACAGCAGGTAGTTTCCCTGCCTGCGCACGGGCTCGATGCGCTTGGCATAATTCTTCTCCTTCTCCGTGCCGCAGTTCTGCACGATGCGCAGCTCCATCGGGTCCAGAGCCATCAGCCCCAGGTTGAGGCCGCTGAACATGCCCGACAGGCACAGGAGCAGCGAAATGAAGATCACCTGCAGCCAGAAGGGCAGCAGGAACTTCTTCTCCTCGCCCACAATCATCTTGGTGTCCTCGCCGTCGTGATAAATCCAGGTGGTCTCGGCCCATGGGGGCGGCGGGAGCCCCGCCACCCCGGAGCCGCCCTTGCCCCCGACGGCGCCACCCGCGGACCCCGGGCCGCCGGCGCCTAGGGCTGGTGTGGAGAGCGATGTGCACAGGTAATAGGACTTGCTCTTCTCCATCTTGCGCAGCGGTTTGATCTCGATCTCAATGATGCCCGATGTACGGCGGTTGAGAATGATGTGGGGCAAGATGATGATATCTGAGGTGCGGATGCCGCAGCGCTGGGGGCCGCTGTCCGGCTCTGGCGGCGCGGGGCCCCCTAGCCCGCGCTCGCCCGGGCTGTGGCGCCGCCGCTCATGCTCCGTGAAGGCGATGCGGGACCACGTCTCGTTGTTGATGTTCTGCCCGTACACCCGCAGCTTGACCCGGGTCCGCTCGCTCACCCGCAGCGCCCCCCCTTCCATGAACGACACGTCGTTCGTGTCCTCCAGCCGCAACCCGATGATCACCGTCTCCTCGTTCTCGCCCGCTGCTGCGCAGCCGCCCGCGCCGCAGCAGCAGCTCAGCAGTAGCAGCGGCAGCAGCCGGCCCGCCGCTGCCTGCAGGACCCCCCGGCCGCGGGCGCTGAGGCTGCGGCGCGCCGCCATCTTCCAAGTGGGCAGTGCGGCGGCTGCCTGCCCGCCCGCCATCTTTACTTCGGGTTCACAAGCGACACAGCCAATCATAGGGTGGCTGCTCCAGCTGCGGCTTCATCCTTCCCACCCGGCGGCGCGAGCGCAGGCACCGGCCCCTGGGCGAGATTGCGGCGGAGCGTCCGCACACACTGTTCAGCAGTCCGGCTCCCTGACTGACACTGACTCGGCCTCGGCTAGCTGAGGAACCTGGAGACTCGCGGGAGgggaaaaagggagggggaagcGCCAGCCGCTCCCGCGAGAGGCAGGCGGACTAGCCAATCACGCGCAGGTGCCCACCCTCCCAGCCAGGGGGCTGGAATGGGGGCGTGGTCATGAGCGGAGCCGCGGGCCAATAGCAAGGTAGGTGGGTGGGGCGATGAAGGCCACCGTCCCCCTCAGCACGCCAAGTTTCCAACTGAAAGGCGCGTGACTCTTGTGTATGTGCGAGGGGAG from the Halichoerus grypus chromosome 7, mHalGry1.hap1.1, whole genome shotgun sequence genome contains:
- the CNNM2 gene encoding metal transporter CNNM2 isoform X2 is translated as MIGCVACEPEVKMAGGQAAAALPTWKMAARRSLSARGRGVLQAAAGRLLPLLLLSCCCGAGGCAAAGENEETVIIGLRLEDTNDVSFMEGGALRVSERTRVKLRVYGQNINNETWSRIAFTEHERRRHSPGERGLGGPAPPEPDSGPQRCGIRTSDIIILPHIILNRRTSGIIEIEIKPLRKMEKSKSYYLCTSLSTPALGAGGPGSAGGAVGGKGGSGVAGLPPPPWAETTWIYHDGEDTKMIVGEEKKFLLPFWLQVIFISLLLCLSGMFSGLNLGLMALDPMELRIVQNCGTEKEKNYAKRIEPVRRQGNYLLCSLLLGNVLVNTTLTILLDDIAGSGLVAVVVSTIGIVIFGEIVPQAICSRHGLAVGANTIFLTKFFMMMTFPASYPVSKLLDCVLGQEIGTVYNREKLLEMLRVTDPYNDLVKEELNIIQGALELRTKTVEDVMTPLRDCFMITGEAILDFNTMSEIMESGYTRIPVFEGERSNIVDLLFVKDLAFVDPDDCTPLKTITKFYNHPLHFVFNDTKLDAMLEEFKKGKSHLAIVQRVNNEGEGDPFYEVLGIVTLEDVIEEIIKSEILDETDLYTDNRTKKKVAHRERKQDFSAFKQTDSEMKVKISPQLLLAMHRFLATEVEAFSPSQMSEKILLRLLKHPNVIQELKYDEKNKKAPEYYLYQRNKPVDYFVLILQGKVEVEAGKEGMKFEASAFSYYGVMALTASPGENKSPPRPCGLNHSDSLSRSDRIDAVTPTLGSSNNQLNSSFLQVYIPDYSVRALSDLQFVKISRQQYQNALMASRMDKTPQSSDSENTKIELTLTELHDGLPDETANLLNEQNCVTHNKANHSLHSEGAI
- the CNNM2 gene encoding metal transporter CNNM2 isoform X1 → MIGCVACEPEVKMAGGQAAAALPTWKMAARRSLSARGRGVLQAAAGRLLPLLLLSCCCGAGGCAAAGENEETVIIGLRLEDTNDVSFMEGGALRVSERTRVKLRVYGQNINNETWSRIAFTEHERRRHSPGERGLGGPAPPEPDSGPQRCGIRTSDIIILPHIILNRRTSGIIEIEIKPLRKMEKSKSYYLCTSLSTPALGAGGPGSAGGAVGGKGGSGVAGLPPPPWAETTWIYHDGEDTKMIVGEEKKFLLPFWLQVIFISLLLCLSGMFSGLNLGLMALDPMELRIVQNCGTEKEKNYAKRIEPVRRQGNYLLCSLLLGNVLVNTTLTILLDDIAGSGLVAVVVSTIGIVIFGEIVPQAICSRHGLAVGANTIFLTKFFMMMTFPASYPVSKLLDCVLGQEIGTVYNREKLLEMLRVTDPYNDLVKEELNIIQGALELRTKTVEDVMTPLRDCFMITGEAILDFNTMSEIMESGYTRIPVFEGERSNIVDLLFVKDLAFVDPDDCTPLKTITKFYNHPLHFVFNDTKLDAMLEEFKKGKSHLAIVQRVNNEGEGDPFYEVLGIVTLEDVIEEIIKSEILDETDLYTDNRTKKKVAHRERKQDFSAFKQTDSEMKVKISPQLLLAMHRFLATEVEAFSPSQMSEKILLRLLKHPNVIQELKYDEKNKKAPEYYLYQRNKPVDYFVLILQGKVEVEAGKEGMKFEASAFSYYGVMALTASPVPLSLSRTFVVSRTELLAAGAPGENKSPPRPCGLNHSDSLSRSDRIDAVTPTLGSSNNQLNSSFLQVYIPDYSVRALSDLQFVKISRQQYQNALMASRMDKTPQSSDSENTKIELTLTELHDGLPDETANLLNEQNCVTHNKANHSLHSEGAI